tgtacaaattattcATCTATGTTTAGCAACACTTTTTTAATGGAACCAATATAGTGACTAATAAAATCATGGCAAAAtcacaaatttagtttttaaaGCGCCACAACTCACTTCTGTGTACATTGCCGTTGCTCCcttgttttgtgttttcttgTATGTTCGATGTTTCATCAGCTGGACGAAATAAGAAATATGAGTTTGGCAAGACAACTGAAATTGCGTACTAGTATAATGATAAGTACAGTCTAGTCAGGGCAATGTTGAGTGTATGCTACACTGCCATGGAAATCAGGGTTTCCTATTGGCTAGAAGTTTTCATACTTATTGCGAACTTACGAAGTGAATATTTGACTACTatctaaaccacgtctggtcaaagtctctcaatcagcacaaaaagttgttcatccaatcagtgaaccccaactgttatagtgatgtaaacaatgtatcagtagcatcctgagctgacaaatataccgtatttggacattacataactgccccaataaagtttatgagggactgtgttattggttagaattttgagatttattaacaaagacatcatgtgatgttaatgactgtttGGGTGGATggggatgaattttaaatttcatctcatgcatCTTTATGACGTctagtaacgactttgactacactgtgagtggaggtggaaatagtaacgatactgtataggaactagactagcctAGTCGTGAAgcactaacactactacactatttcagcaatcctaactgacattttgattttgttgttgtgattttgGAGGATATCGAAGTGAAAATTTAAATAATCTAaactatagttaggatagctgaaatattGCGGTAGTGTTTAATATTCCTTCAACACTTCAGGTAGATTTAATGAACACGACAATGACACTGAATGATCGCATCTCGTCATCCATACAGGTCAACGGGTTCCATTGGGAGCACATtcctaatgcactgaaatggtgtcagTAATacgaaagattaataaataaaatacacattaatTACAGCATGTCCAGATTTGCAAATACCCTATCCTTAGACTTGAACAACTATCGCTATTttcactattctgctatcctagttgacattttgaatttttgcttGAAGTGTACAGGTAGGCTAGAATTGCAATACACCCACTTTGGTATTCTAATATCAGAACAGGACCAGTTACGCCAAAAATCTAGGTTTATAGGACCAATACTATCAAATGTTGACAGTAGTCGACGCAATGGTCCTAATTTACTATAACAAATAACCCCtcccccaaaaaacaacaacaaacaaacaaaaaaacaaaaaaaaaaacacccaataAAAACAGCACTAAACAGTGACATTTTGCCAAAGGTGGCTGTCAAAAATGTACAGTATTTGCCACATTTCAAATTGGTTAACGCTTGAGGAATGTTATGTTTGCTTAATTTTGTTTGTAGATCCGTAAGTAGATCCGGTTTGCAGTCGTTGAAcgaacctcagaccaccagAAGTTCAGTACATAGACTGTAACAAGGGATATTACATGTAGCTTGGAGTCCAGggattttaaattaattttgcTTTCCCCATTCCgacaacaaaattcaaaatcccgaTAGCCTGGATTATAGGCTACAAAGGAAATATAACAATGAGGTTATATATTTTAGAGAATAATTTTGCTGCGTATTAAAATATATTGCGGTATTTTACCAACTAAATCTTAAATAAACATCACTTGCTATTTGCAGAAGTCAAAACTTCCCTGTACGGGCACAAGCCGAATATATATAATCGACAGAATTTGTTGTATTGTGGATTTATAGCCTTCCGTCCAGTCGTCGAGTAGGGATTTTTGGCTGTCAGCACTTCTTTCccgagatacatgtatgtattggaATATGTTTCTATCAGAGTACAATAAAATCTCAATAACATTGACGTGTTTGGCCAATTTTATATAAAGgggtaaaaactaaaataaCACGGGTTTCCTGGACACCGTAAGTCCTCACACCGTCTATATTCCGCGTGTGCGGACTTGTAGTCATTGAATACAATTGAATACAATAATTGCAAGATGATATTCCCTTGGCAAGACCATTataaaaaagagaaaatggGAAAATTATAATGATAACTTTACATGTCTTTGTGTGGAAAAGCTGATGAGACACTTCGACACTTTCTTTTAACATGTGAAAGCCATTCTACACATCGACAGATCTTAATGAAAGGAGCAGAAGAACTCTTACTCAACAATGGAGAATTGAACttatatcaagattttaaaCAAGGGAAAGAACTACCATGTTTATGTATAGGATATAATACGAAACGTGATCCAATGAatctataagtaaacaaatagataacTTATAAAACAGCAGATGttgttaaaactaatatagaatagtttagAGGTTAGATCTTTTGACTCGACTACTACATTTGAAGcgtaacttttttcttttcttctcacCCGGTCTTCCCTCCGTTTGGGTTGTTCGTTTTGTTACTTTtgtttcgtttgtttgtttgtttgtttgtttgattgtttgtttgttgtgtgtgtgatttaCTAGTCATATCTCCCCTATTTTTTTTAgtagtgtatatattttaattttctgttagtgctgctcctaacatgcTTAGTGAGCCCCtaatacaaaagggatgcactAAAAATAAATAGTAATAAAAAATGTAGAATTAATAATCGGTTTGCGTACAATCCTATAAATTTTGCACTGACTGTTCTTGAAAATGTTGGATTAtgacatacataatacataggTGACATTACGTACACAAAGAGTTACTATAAAGGCCAAATTGTAGTTTCATAGCTGTTCAGTGATTAAAACAAAAACTCACCGTGGTACCGGTTCTATTTCGTCGCATTCAAAGGTGGCCCATGCAAGGAAAATGTAGATTCTAAGATTTTTGGTACGCAGGACGACAAACTGTAATTTCAGTTTTGTAGGTAAAATCGCGCACAGCGTTCTGTTTCAGACTAACGTGCtatcattgtatattttataaatggATTCAAATAATGTGAAGAGTCCCTACTCCTGGGAGTaccccaccaccatcaccagAAGAGGACAGACAGACTCGGATACACCATttcgttgggggggggggggggggcagcctAGAATAAATCCAGGCGACgggaattttgaatttgttttgccCTCTCGCCTAGTATGATGCACTTTTTATGTGTATTTACAGCAGATTGCGACATCATATAGTACTCCCGTATAAAAGGTGAAATGGTATGTGCGCGCACCATgccacccaaatgggtcactttttcaCTAAAAAAAACCCTATACGTGGGTCGCCTAATCATGGCCCTGGTACATAACATAGGAAACGTCCCAATAGTTTATAAAAATCTTCATAGCAACAGAATAAAGGTAAATGACTGCAAGATTTACCCCAAGATTTCTCTCTCACGACAATCCGTGACACTGAGTATGGTTGATGACCCTGGGTTAATGACCCAGTGTGACCCCTCTGGATGACCATAACTTGTCAACCGAAGACGTACATTCCTGCGTGAAAACCCCTAAACATGGGTCCACTTTTTCTAAAAATTTCCTAATCATAGGTAGATGATATCAACTTGGGCCGCACACCTCCATATGAAAATATAGggagtgcccccccccccccgacgtCACCTAGCGACGATCACTGGACCTACCATGGATACTCCATGGATACTCTACGGCATGAGAGGggaaaaacaaaattcaaaatccccaacGCCATAGATTCTAGACtaggggtggggatgggggttcAATACTTTATCCTAAAGCCAAATCAttttatcggaaacacacaataatTTTTCCCGCCTAATGAGGCTACTAAAAGTTATGACCAATGGAATGCAGTTTTGGACAAAACGTGTCGTCATATGGTATATAAATAGACCACGCCCATTTGTATTGCATCACATATATGCTAATGACaacatactttaatatattaatatgtaacTGGAGTAAGATAAGGTGACGATTGGCCACCATCGATTCAGTCTGAGATTATTTGGCGGAAATAACAGAACCAGACTTCGTTCAGACAGTCCAAACAAGATTGAGTAATAGTTCCTGTACTATCCACGAATACAACCATTTCTACTTACCCCTAGATGACCCAAGACTGACCAACAAGGTATGTATTTAGTCTCATTTGTAAATACTAACTCGTGGTGTCAATATCTGTTTGCGTTTGAAGGGTTTACGTAATGTAAAAGTCGTTTTGTTTTCGAAGTCAAATGTATGGGGTAAACAGACGTGTGGCATTGGCTACTCTGTGAACCACAGTAAGCTATAACGTAATTATATATATCACTCAATGGTGGGTTTGTTTGTGGTTCTACCTGTTGCCATATTGTCCTGATTCGTTTTGTAAGAACTATGAAATACAATATGGCGGCGAACAAACCTTTGTATTGCAATGGTGACAAGGGATTCATTACATATTAAACGTTAAAGTTAATGTGTTATTACGTGTCGTACGTTGAGAAAAACAAGCACGGTGTTATTTTGGCTTCAAGCTGTTCTGTCCTGTTCGACACAGAAATGTATGAAGTATGGTACCAGGTACTAATAAATGCTAtctttacatataatttataaatcgAGTTACATGTTTTGCTATCATGGCTATGACCTTATCACCATGTGCCGATATGGGTGTGAACAAACCAAGAAGTTTTAAGCATTAATTGCGATTGTAGTCAAGAAAACAGAAAGATATGACAAAAAGTTTTCCTGTAGTGAAGGCTGATACATTTTCATGGGCGGACAAGTGTCTACAAACATACACAAGAAGCCGAGTGTGTATTCTGTTTAAGTTCCGATATTTTGACCAATGGAAAACTATTGCGTCGTCATAGAATAGAAGAGGAAGAAGTGcattgtataaaatatataaaggAAAAGTCACGAGTCTCATATACTGCGTGTACGTTCTCCAAAATGTTCATGTATGACGTCACAACACGTTTACAACTTATTCTGTACTTATACATACTTCTGGTGCTGTGGAAAATGGGTACAGTAGTGACACACTAACTTGTATTAGTAGTGATAACGTAAACTGACGCATGAGGATGGAAAATGGTTGTAGCATGCATTTGGACACAGTCCTCGATCATCTCCGATCCTGCGAATGATGTTGGTATCATTTATACTAATCATCCATTTCACCATCTGTTTTGTCGCAGGATGGCATCAAAACTATTGGTCATTATCTCTTTATCGCTGATCTGGTTCCTTGGCAACGCTGTTTGCTGCCCCACCAACTGCAACTGTAATTCTACCATCTTTCTAGTCGACTGCACCGGACAGAATCTTGAGGCGGTACCTACTGGGATCCCTAACGACACACATACATTGCTTCTACAGGAGAACTTGATACAAAAGTTGGAGAATAATTCCTTCATTGAACTGACAAATCTGACTACTCTACGTCTGGACTCGAATCAGATAGTCAACATAACTAAAGGTGCATTTACTGGGCTGGGGAACTTGAAAAGTCTGAGTTTAGCCAGTAACAACCTAATTTCAGTTGACGGGGATATTTTTGACGGCCTTGCTTTAGTTACCGATCTCAATTTATCCAGAAACGCCATTATTAATGTTGAAGACAGGGCTTTTCTGAGTCTTGTAACTTTGACAAAACTTTACTTGAGTCAAAACCAAATTCCAGATTTTACCACCGATACTCTCAAGGGTTTGTCAAACCTCGAAGCTCTGCATCTAAATTTTAACGCAATGACAACCTTGAGCAAAAACATTTTCGAAGACTTGCGTAATCTTTCAAAACTGGTTCTCAGCAATAATAACATTAATACCATAGAAAATGGCGCTTTTAGTGGCCTCCATTCAATTTCGGAGTTGTACCTCAAAAGCAATAAACTGACGTCACTGGACAGCGGTGTGTTCGAGGGACTTGAGTCTGCTACACGATTAGAACTCGATTTCAACAGGATTGCAAACATCGCTAAAGATGCTTTCCTTACGTGCACCAATATCCTTACTTTGAATCTGCAGGGTAACCTATTGAGTGCGATCAACGCCGAAGGTTGGAACGGACTACAGAAGCTCCAAACTCTTCAGCTCCCAGCGAACAATTTAACCTCACTTAAGTCGGGAGATTTCGAAGGACTGCAATCCGTTCAACTACTGGCGTTGGATAACAACCAAATACACGCCATAGAAACCGGAGCCTTTAATGGTTTGGACCATTTGCAAGATCTTTCGATTTCCTTTAATGGTTTAGCAAAAATTACTAGTGATATGCTGAGTGGATTGAAAGATATAATTTATACCAACCTGGCAGGCAATAATTTCACTGACCTCGAGGATAATCTTTTTCAAAGTTGTTGCAAGAATATGACAACACTGATTATGTACAATAACCAAATTGCAGAACTGAACGTCAAAGCCTTCACAGGTTTAGAACTTTTGGACCATTTTGATATGGCCAATAACTTACTGAAAACCATTCCGGGGGAAATATTCACCACCTTGCCAGCACTCAACTATTTTACCCTAACTGGCAACCCCCTGCATTGCGATTGCAACATGCTCGCTTACAGAGCCTGGGCCGTGTGTAAAAACCGGAACATGCAAACACCGTGCGCCACCCCTAAAGAGTACAACGGCACCATTATCGAGAACACATCACTACAAACATTTGCAGACATATGTGCTAATAGCTGTCACTCGGGATCAGATGGGGGAGGAGTGTCCGTCATTGGTTGGATATGCATCTGTGGTGGTTGCTTCCTGGTTGGTGTGCTTGTGACTGTCGGCATCGGCTGGTATTCCCGCAGAAAAAGGAACGTACAATATAACAGAACATTCTGAGATGAACTTATGAGAATCAATGAGAGCAAAAATATGAGTAGTAATGTGTGGGTTACCAAAATATTCAACAGTAACTCTTGTagtaaatatactataaatgGCGACATTTGCCATTGTGAATagtaatttgaaatgttattatttcaaataccCTTTCTATGCTAATGTTAAATTATAGCCAATGTCAAAATACCGTACAgcttctctgtttgatacaaatatGCTAtgagaaactacacatgctacagcAAActtaagattgaatgaatacagcttcttgcaacattttgtctagacagacaccatgtagacatcatcaagtacagacatacaaaatattggCGCCAGCGTGTTGGCGTCTTGCAGTATGttcatttaaatggtttatctAACTTAGacacaatgtagcaataaattgaCTTCttgcatgtgcagtttcttattgagaTCTGTGTGGTTTTATCAATCAGAGATGGtgaacggtattttgaaatccgCTGTATTAGTGAAGCAACAACTTTGAGTGATATGCCGTGAGTACACTAGTAAGTGTAGAACTATATTTTCGAACAGATTTTAAGTAAACATTTTAGACATCTGCATTTTCATGAAGTGGCAAAAAAAGACACAATTGGAGAAATGATTCATTTAGCAAGAAGTAAAAATTGACGACCGATATTcttttaataattaatacaaaaaaacaGTTCTGATATGTAAGCTTTGGTACATATTACACTGTAGTACACATTGTGTTGGTAGACCTGTCACTGCTTGTTACCACATTTATGACTTAATAATTTGACTCATGACGtaataaatttatgatttaatCAAGGACTGGTGTACTTTATTACAGCATTTTTCATCTAGTAATCCTCAAGGAAATCCTATGATCTCCCTCACCGTATAATAAAGAAATAACACGTTCCAAGCGCAGTAAACTGGAATAGATAAATACAACCATTGCTGTAAAAGCAGTAATTTTGCTTTCAAGGTGCCGAcagtcttctccttatcactCTATCAAAATACCATACGTTCATTTGGTACAAAAATGGTAAcgggtgcctctgatgtagaTCCACGcaatgcttttatcagtttttttatgtttgtgaaAGTTAGTGGTACAGGTTACTGGTACAATATGAGGAACTatcagacataaacaaactgataagagcATATGGTATGAACTTATATCAGAGGCACCCACTGTTTAGTTGTTTTGTGTCTcattcattgtatgtatgtcattttgATAGTGAGATAAGGGAggacatattttagaaaatggaagttaggggagggtcacattttacttcgaCTCATTTTGTAAGCtaactttgcattgttttgtgACTTTGGCGTGAACCCACCACTGCCATCGTTTCCAGGCTACTGCTAACAcgtcccaccactgccaccactgtaAAGTAATACCATACCATAACAGATCAGTGACATGCAGTTAGTTGTGGTATGAGGAGAGGAGcgggtctcacaggagtaaagGGGAATCAGTACGACAATAAATTgggggataatgtggtggagtggcGATGTTGATCTAAGTCCTGAGTTTGTCAGTTGTGCGCTCATCTAGTGTTTGAGAGTTCTGGTCGTCAACTCAACCAATCAGATCGAAACACATGaatattgatttaatacaaatacaaacacaaagtcactgtggtggtaatagtgggaaacGAAAAATCCCTTAAAAACTATCAATGCGGTGGGATCTTGCTCCAGAAAAAATCACTGTCTCTAGTTGAATTCGAACCCATGGCCTCCTGGCTATTAAATCTTGAACTCTAACAACTACGCCATTGGGGCGGtgctaaaaatgttttttttttcattgaaatatatgAACAGGGGGCGGGTCATAGCTTAGAGAATGGAAATAGAGGAGgatcactttttagcacaacggactAGGGGCAGGGTCACGTTTCATGCCATAGGCCGGGTTTTATTTTCCCCGATccttccccttgtaattactgaaggctccctaaaaaGAGGTTTTTTTCCCGGCatcttcaaagccagttttaattgtACACCAATTTTAAAACAACGTTCTGGTCAGTGCATGCAGAGGCATGGCATCTCTAGACATTTGCTTCAACGGTTGTAAAGCGAAGCCTTCTCATTAATTAGATTTTTAATAGCACCAATTGCAAGCCCACGCTAGTTCAATGGATATTGAGTACAACGAGAGTACAGCCATCGAGTCACGTGCTCAAGAACGGTACAACGCACTCCCCTATACCAATGGTTACTCTCTTTTTTAAAAGCATGAATCATTTATTGCTAGACAAAAAGAAGTACCGGTGTATATAGttgtatttcaatgaaatccACATGTACTTCTAACGAAAATAGATTCCAAAGGTTGGAATTTTGAGCACTTGACTTTCGTTTTAAACATCAGACACCCCTCTATTATCACCACTGCAATGTGATATAGGTAAAGGAGGTTTACACGTCGGGTTGCAATTCACTTCAAAGACGGAAACTCAAGTGTAGATTGCTGGACAACAGTTAGAATATTtgttgggagggggggggggagcttgGATTCaactcaaaatatttgaatgaacATTGCCATTTGAAATATACGTTTCAGAGACATTATAGTTTGTCTTGGTATAGACCACTTCTATATAGTGGTCTCAGGTCGTTGTCATGGTCTATAGTTATAGACTCTGGTACATTCAAGTCCCCCGAGACATTTCCTTTGTGATAAATGATTTAAACACCAATAATATGCTATATACTTTAATGCTTATTTCCGCATACCTCAGTGGTTTCGCAATAACTCTACGCATATGGCAATCCCACCGTCAAAGACAAAACTGAAAGGACCTCTAAAAAGTATTTCATTGGAAGTAAAATTAGAGAAATTCTATCCATCGAATTTGAGCACGTCTACTGTGAAAAGCAAGCTGGCACTGACCAATACTAAGTCGCAAATTGcgtaaaataaataatgtacCCTGAAAACATAGCCCCTCCACTCTATGGTAAAAATCAAGCTACTTATGGTGAATAAGTTACCAATTGGCGCATATTTGATAGTAAAATAAATAGCGTAATGATACTGAAATAGCGTTAGATATATTAGGCTATGATTGGAGAGTTTTAAAGGtatattgatgacgtcatcatcagGTCATTTGAGTtcacaatacagtacagtaacgTTATCATTCACCGCTATCAGTAGACTGACATATCAGCCGTTGTTGGCGTgtggtctaatctccctttcccaaATCATTAGGACTAGGCTGATAAGCCCGGACCGATGACGTCTACAGTCTGTTTGAAACGTTGATatctactaccaaaccagagtgactatagagtttcccTGATAAGCAGCGCCATGTTTTTATATTTCACTAatgtttttttgttacaaattatataACACAGAATACAGTCACTGATAGCgcaaacatataaaatgatactttttatttctgtgtgaatACAAATCAACGTCACTGCCCGGCGGATGAAACTGAAGAGTCaaacaaaaattatttatttgtgttcacattgagatcaaatgtaacatttcactATCTGCGTTTTGTTagtgtaattcataacaaaaaaacgttgtgtgagatgtaaaatatGTTATGCTGCCCAATTGAAATTCTATAGTCCTGTTGGTTTGGTAGcagtgttacgatccaaaatatcgtatttcgtaATTATGGGAACAAAATCTAACATTTctgcattgtaggccataggtcagttGCGATTACGATGCTGGGCAAACAAGATGTCAGCAAAATTCATATGAATGACATAACAAGGACAGTGTCAGCTAATATTGATTTTCTATTTTAGTctttgtgtaaattccattgtattcgaatGATATAAAAATGAGAATGACATCATCCAACTCATTCGGGTgtgtgattctggcaagccgaaatctcCTCTCAAACGTGACTAATTCCCAACTCGGGGCCAAGTCGACCCTAGTTACGTACGTGTGATAGTGTGAGTGCTGGAGGGCTGATTTTGAAAGTGGGTTGGGACACAATCAATCCGACTCTAGTCCACGCAACAGTAGAAACCTGTAGGAAAAACCCTGAATTATGCCATCAAAATAATTCACCCTGCTGAATTATGCCATCAAAATAGTTCACCAAAATATACGTAAAGTGACATAGATCACGAGGTATCTATTTTCATAGGAATCCCAGCCCTGGGTTGTTACAGTAGTAAATAATATTGCGATCTAAACGGTCTgaaagactgtaagatacgtcgtatTGTTCTGCCCTCAACGGTGAGTGTTGTCTGGTCGCTCGGGTGGCATTAGCATTTAGACTACGTTGTATAGTTCTGCCCTCGAGGGGAGCCTTCAGGACTCAAATGGGGAATGGGGCTGCGTACTTTTCACAAATCGATCGGCTCTCgaggagggccatattttagaaaatgggattaggggAGGGTCTCATTTGACTCATTGCATTGTCTACTAACTTTGCTTTATTTTTGCCATCCTATCGCTCGAAACCCCATTGTTGCTACTTGGGTTAGGGGTTatgggttaaggttagggttgggggttagggttaggtgtAATAATATTAGCCCATGGACATcaatcaaatcgctgctgacaactaTGTAGTCAATTACataattgtcagttgtgatgtgaggagagaattATGCGGGTCTGACGGTAGTAAAACGGGAACATTTTGGTAAAATACTGGGGATAATGTCCGGAGTTTGCCAATATAATCTTTGGGAgttgtggccttcagctcagccaatgagatccaaataCACAGGTATTTATTAATGGAAGTGCCTTCCCATACATTCGCATCGGTGGGTTCTGGCTGACAGGGCGACATAACACGTCTTATCTCACAGACTAGCATCTGCTAGAATCTATAAaaggaaaaagaagaagatattTTTGTGA
The genomic region above belongs to Glandiceps talaboti chromosome 8, keGlaTala1.1, whole genome shotgun sequence and contains:
- the LOC144438780 gene encoding uncharacterized protein LOC144438780 — translated: MASKLLVIISLSLIWFLGNAVCCPTNCNCNSTIFLVDCTGQNLEAVPTGIPNDTHTLLLQENLIQKLENNSFIELTNLTTLRLDSNQIVNITKGAFTGLGNLKSLSLASNNLISVDGDIFDGLALVTDLNLSRNAIINVEDRAFLSLVTLTKLYLSQNQIPDFTTDTLKGLSNLEALHLNFNAMTTLSKNIFEDLRNLSKLVLSNNNINTIENGAFSGLHSISELYLKSNKLTSLDSGVFEGLESATRLELDFNRIANIAKDAFLTCTNILTLNLQGNLLSAINAEGWNGLQKLQTLQLPANNLTSLKSGDFEGLQSVQLLALDNNQIHAIETGAFNGLDHLQDLSISFNGLAKITSDMLSGLKDIIYTNLAGNNFTDLEDNLFQSCCKNMTTLIMYNNQIAELNVKAFTGLELLDHFDMANNLLKTIPGEIFTTLPALNYFTLTGNPLHCDCNMLAYRAWAVCKNRNMQTPCATPKEYNGTIIENTSLQTFADICANSCHSGSDGGGVSVIGWICICGGCFLVGVLVTVGIGWYSRRKRNVQYNRTF